A genomic segment from Ciona intestinalis chromosome 10, KH, whole genome shotgun sequence encodes:
- the LOC100179335 gene encoding methylmalonyl-CoA epimerase, mitochondrial-like translates to MAATFARLLLGRTSVLTAVMPKILTIRSLGDFSGLGKLNHVAIAVPDLEKATSLYRDVLQAPVSDVDLLPEHGVKVVFVNLPNTKIELLHPLGENSPISAFLEKNKSGGIHHICIEVENIKDAMGTLMAKNIRLLSEEPKIGAHGKPVVFCHPKDCGGVLLELEEL, encoded by the coding sequence ATGGCTGCTACGTTTGCAAGATTATTACTCGGCCGAACCAGCGTGCTAACTGCAGTAATGCCTAAAATCTTAACCATTCGAAGCCTCGGCGATTTTTCAGGACTCGGAAAACTCAACCACGTCGCAATTGCGGTGCCCGACTTAGAAAAGGCTACAAGTTTGTATAGAGACGTACTTCAAGCTCCTGTTAGCGACGTGGACCTTCTACCAGAACATGGAGTTAAAGTTGTATTTGTGAACTTACCAAACACTAAAATAGAATTGTTGCACCCACTGGGTGAGAATAGCCCAATATCTGCGTTTCTGGAGAAAAATAAATCTGGTGGGATTCACCATATATGTATTGaagttgaaaatataaaagatgCAATGGGTACATTGATGGCAAAGAACATTAGACTGCTTAGTGAAGAGCCCAAAATAGGCGCACATGGAAAACCAGTTGTATTTTGCCATCCCAAGGATTGTGGGGGAGTTTTATTAGAACTTGAAGAATTATGA